A genomic stretch from Flavobacterium nitratireducens includes:
- a CDS encoding SDR family NAD(P)-dependent oxidoreductase, protein MKNIIITGTSRGIGFELALMFAKAGHQVLAISRKTPQELIDNENISCLSVDLAKESDLEKVEHFLATTWKNVDAVIHNAGSLICKPFENLTQADFENVYKVNVFGVANLTRICIPYLQKGSHVVTISSMGGVQGSLKFAGLAAYSSSKGAVITLSELLAEEYKERGISFNVLALGAVQTEMLQEAFPGYQAPISAEGMATYIFDFTLNGNKYFNGKLLQVSTTNP, encoded by the coding sequence ATGAAGAATATAATTATTACAGGGACTAGTAGAGGAATTGGGTTTGAATTAGCACTTATGTTTGCTAAAGCTGGACATCAGGTTTTGGCTATTTCGAGAAAAACACCTCAGGAATTAATTGATAATGAAAATATCAGTTGTTTATCAGTTGATTTAGCTAAAGAATCGGATTTAGAAAAGGTAGAACATTTTCTTGCAACTACTTGGAAGAATGTTGATGCAGTTATTCATAATGCAGGAAGCTTAATTTGCAAACCTTTCGAAAACTTAACACAGGCAGATTTTGAGAATGTGTATAAAGTAAATGTTTTCGGAGTAGCTAATTTGACCCGAATTTGTATTCCTTATCTTCAAAAAGGAAGCCATGTGGTTACTATCAGTTCAATGGGTGGCGTGCAGGGAAGTTTGAAATTTGCCGGACTGGCGGCTTATAGTTCCAGTAAAGGAGCAGTCATTACACTTTCAGAATTACTAGCGGAAGAATATAAAGAAAGAGGAATTTCTTTTAATGTGCTAGCCCTTGGAGCGGTACAAACAGAAATGTTACAAGAAGCTTTCCCAGGTTATCAGGCGCCCATTTCAGCTGAAGGGATGGCAACCTATATTTTTGATTTTACATTAAATGGTAATAAATATTTTAATGGGAAACTGTTGCAGGTTTCAACGACTAATCCTTGA
- a CDS encoding acyl-CoA dehydrogenase: MDFNLTEEQKMIQQAARDFAQTELLPGVIERDEFSKFPTEQVKKMAELGFLGMVVDPKYGGSGLDNVAYVLAMTEIAKVDASAAVIMSVNNSLVCAGLEKYCNEEQKQKYLVPLAKGDVLGAFCLSEPNAGSDATSQKTTAIDKGDYYLLNGTKNWITNGSSASTYIVMAQTNPEKGHKGINAFIVEKGWEGFEVGPKEKKMGIRGSDTHSLLFNDVKVPKENRIGENGFGFNFAMNVLNGGRIGIASQALGIATGAYELALQYAHVRQSFGKEIFQHQAIAFKLADMATQIMAAKMLCLKAASEKDAGMDITQSGAMAKLFASQTAMDVTIEAVQIHGGNGYVSEYHVERMMRDAKITQIYEGTSEIQKIVISRTLASNQ; the protein is encoded by the coding sequence ATGGATTTCAATTTGACCGAAGAACAAAAAATGATTCAGCAGGCTGCCAGAGATTTTGCCCAGACTGAATTATTACCGGGAGTGATAGAGCGAGATGAATTTTCGAAATTTCCAACAGAACAAGTCAAAAAAATGGCCGAATTGGGTTTTTTGGGAATGGTAGTCGATCCCAAGTACGGCGGTTCAGGTTTGGATAATGTAGCTTATGTGTTGGCAATGACCGAAATCGCTAAAGTAGATGCTTCGGCAGCTGTGATTATGTCGGTCAATAATTCATTGGTGTGTGCTGGATTAGAAAAATATTGCAACGAAGAACAAAAACAAAAGTATTTAGTTCCATTGGCAAAAGGAGATGTATTGGGTGCCTTTTGCTTATCAGAACCCAATGCGGGTTCAGATGCTACCTCGCAAAAAACAACCGCTATTGATAAAGGAGATTATTATTTGCTAAATGGAACTAAAAATTGGATTACCAATGGTTCTTCGGCTTCGACTTATATTGTTATGGCGCAAACCAATCCTGAAAAAGGACATAAAGGGATAAATGCTTTTATTGTCGAAAAAGGCTGGGAAGGATTTGAGGTTGGTCCCAAAGAGAAAAAAATGGGAATTCGTGGTTCTGATACACATTCTTTGCTGTTTAATGATGTTAAAGTGCCCAAAGAAAATAGAATAGGGGAAAATGGTTTTGGATTTAATTTTGCGATGAATGTGCTAAATGGCGGACGAATTGGTATTGCTTCTCAAGCTTTGGGTATTGCTACTGGAGCTTATGAGTTGGCTTTGCAATATGCACATGTGCGTCAATCCTTTGGTAAAGAAATTTTTCAACATCAGGCAATTGCTTTCAAATTAGCCGATATGGCTACACAAATTATGGCTGCAAAAATGTTGTGCTTGAAGGCGGCTTCAGAAAAAGATGCCGGAATGGATATTACTCAATCAGGGGCGATGGCTAAGTTGTTTGCTTCTCAAACCGCTATGGATGTTACTATTGAAGCCGTACAGATTCATGGTGGAAATGGCTATGTTTCCGAATATCATGTGGAGCGTATGATGCGCGATGCAAAAATTACCCAGATTTATGAAGGGACATCCGAAATACAAAAAATAGTAATTTCTAGAACTTTAGCTTCGAATCAATAG
- a CDS encoding anhydro-N-acetylmuramic acid kinase, translating into MKKDFYDVIGVMSGTSLDGVDLAHIQFEIKNEQWSFEILESETVAYSEDWVNQLKLAVDFSKEQLETLNKEYTQLLAEIISNFINKYQLSNLDAVCSHGHTILHQPQNGFTLQIGNLPEIATLTQQKVICDFRVEDVQLGGQGAPLVPIGDKILFANFDYCMNLGGFSNVSFEENNQRIAFDISPVNTVLNFYADQLGLNYDDKGKISSTGKIHTELLNKLNNLNFYQEQHPKSLGIEFVKETILPLMESYKISIENKLRTFTEHIAIQTALALPKKQGRLFITGGGAYNDFLIFCIQKQLPKLTIVIPEKKILEFKEALIFALLGVLKLRNETNVLSSVTGAEKDHSSGFIYQ; encoded by the coding sequence ATGAAAAAAGATTTCTACGACGTAATTGGTGTAATGTCAGGCACTTCACTTGATGGTGTTGACTTGGCTCATATCCAATTTGAGATAAAAAACGAACAATGGAGTTTTGAAATTTTGGAAAGTGAAACAGTAGCTTATAGCGAAGACTGGGTTAACCAATTGAAATTGGCAGTAGATTTTTCAAAAGAACAACTCGAAACATTGAATAAAGAGTACACCCAATTACTTGCTGAAATCATTTCTAATTTTATTAATAAATACCAACTTAGCAATCTGGATGCGGTATGTTCTCATGGCCATACTATTTTGCATCAGCCACAAAATGGTTTCACACTTCAAATAGGGAATCTTCCCGAAATTGCAACTTTGACCCAACAAAAAGTAATTTGCGATTTCAGGGTTGAAGATGTTCAATTAGGCGGACAAGGCGCTCCATTAGTTCCTATTGGCGACAAAATTCTGTTTGCCAATTTCGATTATTGCATGAATTTAGGCGGATTTTCTAATGTTTCATTCGAAGAAAACAATCAAAGAATTGCCTTTGATATTTCGCCAGTAAACACTGTTTTGAATTTCTATGCAGACCAATTAGGACTAAATTATGATGACAAAGGCAAAATTTCAAGTACAGGAAAAATCCACACAGAATTACTCAACAAGCTCAACAATCTGAACTTTTATCAGGAACAACATCCTAAATCCTTAGGTATTGAATTTGTTAAAGAAACAATCTTGCCGCTGATGGAAAGCTATAAAATCTCTATTGAAAATAAACTAAGGACTTTTACCGAACATATTGCCATACAAACGGCTCTTGCTTTACCCAAAAAACAAGGTCGCTTATTCATTACTGGCGGAGGTGCTTACAATGATTTTTTAATTTTTTGCATTCAAAAACAACTGCCAAAATTGACCATTGTCATACCTGAAAAGAAAATCCTAGAATTCAAAGAAGCTTTGATTTTTGCTTTGCTAGGTGTTCTAAAATTAAGAAACGAAACTAACGTTTTGAGTTCAGTTACAGGCGCAGAAAAAGATCATAGTTCTGGATTTATATATCAATGA
- a CDS encoding MotA/TolQ/ExbB proton channel family protein translates to MSILLQADTLSVAGENLAEAVPVEKKLSIIELLTSGGLAGQVIMAALFIMLFVALYLYFERLMAINAASKVDTNFMSLVKDNIKNGRIDNAKMACAHSQSPVARLIEKGISRIGKPLNDINTAIENAGKLEINKLEKNVSMLATISGAGPMTGFLGTVVGMIQAFHKMATGGGQIEVGALSEGIYTAMTTTVVGLVIGIIAYVGYNHLVVKTDKIVHQMEANAVDFLDLLNDPA, encoded by the coding sequence ATGAGTATATTGTTACAAGCAGATACCTTATCTGTTGCTGGCGAAAACTTAGCCGAAGCCGTTCCAGTTGAAAAAAAATTATCTATCATTGAACTCCTAACTAGTGGAGGATTAGCAGGTCAGGTTATCATGGCGGCTTTATTTATAATGCTTTTTGTTGCCTTATATCTTTATTTTGAACGTTTGATGGCTATCAACGCAGCCTCAAAAGTTGACACTAATTTTATGAGCCTTGTAAAAGACAATATTAAAAATGGTCGTATCGATAATGCTAAAATGGCTTGTGCTCATTCACAATCTCCAGTTGCTCGATTAATTGAAAAAGGAATTTCTAGAATAGGCAAACCTTTGAACGACATCAATACTGCAATTGAGAATGCCGGAAAATTAGAAATAAACAAATTAGAAAAAAATGTTAGTATGCTCGCTACTATTTCCGGTGCCGGACCTATGACTGGTTTCCTAGGAACGGTTGTAGGAATGATTCAGGCATTCCATAAAATGGCTACTGGGGGTGGTCAAATAGAAGTAGGTGCGCTTTCAGAAGGAATTTACACAGCCATGACTACTACTGTGGTTGGTTTGGTTATTGGTATTATCGCTTATGTGGGTTACAACCACTTAGTTGTTAAAACGGATAAAATTGTTCACCAAATGGAAGCTAATGCAGTTGACTTTTTAGACTTATTAAATGATCCAGCTTAA
- a CDS encoding ExbD/TolR family protein encodes MNIRGRNKVSAEFNMSSMTDIVFLLLIFFMLTSTMVTTNALDLVLPKAKGKTDSNKNISVSINKKLEYFIDKEAVPEAKLESKLLAMMATDQNKAIILRAEEGVPIEKAVGVLDIANRNQIKVVLAVRPK; translated from the coding sequence ATGAATATAAGAGGAAGAAATAAAGTTAGCGCCGAATTTAACATGTCATCCATGACAGATATCGTCTTTCTGTTATTGATATTTTTCATGCTAACTTCTACTATGGTAACTACAAATGCATTGGATTTAGTATTACCTAAAGCAAAAGGCAAAACGGACAGTAATAAAAATATTTCGGTTAGCATCAACAAAAAATTAGAATATTTCATTGATAAAGAAGCTGTTCCAGAAGCCAAATTAGAATCAAAATTATTAGCAATGATGGCTACTGATCAAAACAAAGCCATTATTTTAAGAGCAGAAGAAGGTGTACCTATTGAAAAAGCAGTTGGCGTCTTAGACATTGCTAACAGAAACCAAATCAAAGTCGTTTTGGCCGTAAGACCTAAATAA
- a CDS encoding energy transducer TonB family protein: MKYLETKEEQNSFIITTIIFVILFFLFLNLGLTSLDPPPENGIAINFGTTEFGSGNIQPTEPVQSAPKPTAAKQATASNDDVLSQDIEEAVVMKQAKKIQPTKEVAREEVKQKPKENPKPSKSTTDALSSLINGPKSNGTANGGEGPDDKPGDKGSLNGNPYANTYYGSGGGSGNGSGWGLNGRKISSRGKEVQKCNESGTVVVQITVNRNGNVIAAKYTKGTTNTDPCLIEPALATARKYKWQPDPNAPETQIGFITVNFKLGE; the protein is encoded by the coding sequence ATGAAATATTTAGAAACAAAAGAAGAACAAAATTCCTTTATTATCACAACTATCATTTTTGTGATACTGTTTTTCTTGTTCTTAAATCTGGGGCTTACTTCTTTAGATCCTCCTCCGGAAAACGGTATTGCCATTAATTTTGGAACAACTGAATTTGGCAGTGGAAATATTCAGCCTACTGAACCTGTACAATCAGCTCCGAAACCTACAGCAGCTAAACAAGCTACTGCTAGCAATGACGATGTTTTATCTCAGGATATCGAGGAAGCAGTTGTAATGAAACAGGCTAAAAAAATTCAGCCAACCAAAGAAGTAGCAAGAGAAGAAGTTAAACAAAAACCGAAAGAAAATCCAAAACCTTCTAAAAGCACTACTGATGCTTTATCGAGTTTGATAAATGGACCAAAATCAAACGGAACAGCTAATGGCGGCGAAGGACCGGATGACAAACCAGGCGACAAAGGAAGCTTAAATGGCAATCCTTATGCCAATACCTATTACGGTTCTGGCGGTGGTAGCGGAAACGGAAGCGGCTGGGGATTAAATGGACGCAAAATCAGCTCGCGTGGAAAAGAAGTACAAAAATGCAATGAATCAGGAACTGTAGTCGTTCAGATTACTGTTAATCGTAACGGAAATGTAATTGCAGCCAAATATACCAAAGGAACAACCAATACTGATCCTTGTTTAATAGAACCTGCTTTGGCTACAGCCAGAAAATACAAATGGCAACCAGATCCTAATGCTCCTGAAACGCAAATTGGCTTCATCACTGTAAACTTCAAATTAGGAGAATAA
- a CDS encoding bifunctional folylpolyglutamate synthase/dihydrofolate synthase: protein MNYQETTAWMFNQLPMYQQQGASAYKKDLTNTLALIKHLDNPHQNLKFIHVAGTNGKGSTSHMLASILQEAGYKVGLYTSPHLKDYRERIKINGEEISEAFVCEFINSNKDFFEANDISFFEMSVGLAFAYFAKENIDIALIEVGMGGRLDATNIITPLVSVITNIALDHVQFLGNTLESVAFEKAGIIKPNIPVVIGEYIPETQAVFLAKAKENNAEIYFASDLISENLPSDLIGDYQIHNKKTVLQTIKILNTQTDFSIHQNNIEAGLLNVVKNTGLLGRWQQLGESPKIICDTAHNKNGLEIVLNQIKNEKFEQLHIVLGVVNDKDLDEVLPLFPQNAIYYFCKPNIPRGLEALTLKEKAAQFGLKGAISHSVPEAYKKAKESANSNDFIYVGGSTFVVAEIL from the coding sequence ATGAATTATCAAGAAACTACAGCCTGGATGTTCAATCAACTTCCAATGTATCAACAACAAGGCGCTTCGGCTTATAAAAAAGATTTAACCAATACTTTAGCGTTAATAAAACACCTTGATAATCCACATCAAAATTTAAAATTCATACATGTTGCTGGCACCAATGGCAAAGGTTCTACATCACATATGCTGGCTTCAATTCTTCAAGAAGCGGGTTACAAAGTAGGACTTTATACTTCTCCTCATCTAAAAGATTACAGAGAAAGAATTAAAATCAACGGAGAAGAAATTAGCGAAGCATTTGTATGCGAATTCATCAATTCCAATAAAGATTTTTTTGAAGCCAATGACATCAGTTTTTTCGAAATGAGTGTAGGCTTAGCCTTTGCTTATTTTGCTAAAGAAAATATAGATATAGCCTTAATCGAAGTCGGTATGGGCGGAAGACTAGATGCTACAAACATTATCACTCCTTTAGTTTCGGTAATAACGAATATTGCATTAGACCACGTACAGTTTCTTGGAAACACCTTAGAATCGGTCGCTTTTGAAAAAGCAGGAATTATAAAACCTAACATTCCTGTAGTTATTGGCGAATATATCCCTGAGACACAAGCTGTTTTTTTAGCTAAAGCCAAAGAAAACAATGCTGAAATCTACTTCGCCTCCGATTTGATTAGCGAAAATCTTCCTTCTGATTTAATTGGTGATTATCAAATACACAATAAAAAAACAGTTTTACAAACCATCAAAATTTTAAACACACAGACTGATTTTTCTATTCACCAAAATAATATTGAAGCAGGTTTATTAAATGTGGTAAAAAACACAGGACTTTTGGGAAGATGGCAACAATTGGGTGAATCTCCAAAAATTATTTGTGACACCGCACATAACAAAAACGGACTGGAAATTGTATTGAACCAAATCAAAAACGAAAAATTCGAACAATTACATATTGTTTTAGGAGTTGTCAACGACAAAGATTTGGATGAAGTCTTGCCTTTATTCCCCCAAAATGCCATTTATTATTTTTGTAAACCCAATATACCACGAGGACTCGAAGCATTAACATTAAAAGAAAAAGCTGCACAATTCGGTTTAAAAGGAGCAATATCACACTCTGTTCCAGAAGCTTACAAAAAAGCAAAAGAATCAGCTAATTCCAATGATTTCATATATGTGGGAGGAAGTACATTTGTAGTTGCAGAAATTTTATAA
- a CDS encoding DUF6377 domain-containing protein, producing the protein MFYRFKVFKRDSAFYYGIQAKDLAYQLNNKSFIANANMNLADICVSSGMYKEALDFLEPSKIDEKNSNYNTLYYGVLGRCYGDMAEYSNTPYFNKQYLNLAHIYREKALSLTEDGYFFHYFLKAFNKSKDGKLQESLSDFNVLLKKNNQPHDQALVHYMLGELYQQLGENDKAIAHFTEAVISDIKTATKESLAIIKLSELLFKKGDLNKASILIKKANEDASFYGAQQRKIQVGAILPLVEQEILKIVEKEKQRIYWQYIIVSSFLVLAICFVLIIYYQFRKLKKAKKIIADAHKNLKRINKQLINVNEKIKLQNIEIKQVNKQLSEANKIKEEYLGLFFTQYDMVYEKFNSFMTTIKNHIEEENYDKVKRTVSGYNLKREKEKLLENFDTAFINLFPNFINEFNFLMKEEYKIKLEKEQFLTKELRIYALIRLGITQNEIIAQILGYSVNSIYAFKTKIRNNSIVKKDDFDQKLLKNTTLKL; encoded by the coding sequence ATGTTCTATCGCTTTAAAGTTTTTAAACGTGATTCGGCATTTTATTATGGAATTCAGGCTAAAGATTTGGCATACCAATTAAATAATAAATCCTTTATAGCTAATGCCAATATGAATCTGGCGGATATTTGTGTGTCATCAGGAATGTATAAAGAAGCATTGGATTTTCTGGAACCTTCTAAAATAGATGAAAAAAATTCTAACTACAATACTCTTTATTATGGTGTATTAGGACGTTGTTACGGCGATATGGCGGAATACAGTAATACTCCTTACTTTAATAAGCAATATTTAAATTTAGCACATATATATAGGGAAAAAGCACTTTCATTAACAGAAGACGGTTATTTTTTTCATTATTTCTTAAAAGCATTTAATAAATCTAAAGATGGTAAATTACAAGAATCTCTTTCAGATTTTAATGTTCTTCTAAAAAAGAATAATCAACCTCATGATCAAGCTTTAGTTCATTATATGCTTGGTGAATTATACCAACAACTAGGAGAAAACGACAAAGCAATTGCACATTTTACAGAAGCTGTAATTTCAGATATTAAAACCGCTACAAAAGAATCATTGGCAATTATTAAACTTTCTGAACTTTTATTTAAAAAAGGAGATTTGAATAAAGCCTCAATTCTAATCAAAAAAGCAAATGAGGACGCATCCTTTTACGGTGCCCAACAACGAAAAATACAGGTTGGAGCAATTTTACCTCTTGTAGAACAGGAAATTCTTAAAATTGTAGAGAAAGAAAAACAACGAATTTATTGGCAATACATTATTGTAAGTTCCTTTTTAGTTTTGGCAATCTGTTTTGTTTTGATTATTTACTATCAATTTAGAAAATTAAAAAAAGCTAAGAAAATTATAGCCGATGCCCATAAAAATCTGAAACGGATTAACAAACAATTAATAAATGTAAATGAAAAAATAAAATTACAAAACATAGAGATAAAACAGGTTAACAAACAGTTATCCGAAGCCAATAAAATTAAAGAAGAATATTTAGGTCTTTTCTTTACTCAATATGATATGGTGTATGAAAAATTTAATTCTTTCATGACCACTATTAAAAATCACATTGAAGAAGAAAATTACGACAAAGTAAAACGTACCGTTTCAGGGTATAATTTAAAAAGAGAAAAAGAAAAACTTTTAGAGAATTTTGATACTGCTTTCATCAATCTTTTTCCCAATTTCATCAATGAGTTTAATTTTTTGATGAAAGAAGAGTACAAAATCAAATTAGAAAAGGAACAATTTCTTACGAAAGAATTACGAATCTATGCATTAATTCGTTTAGGAATTACACAAAATGAAATTATTGCTCAAATTTTAGGCTATTCTGTCAATTCCATTTATGCGTTTAAAACAAAAATCCGCAATAATTCTATTGTAAAAAAGGATGATTTTGATCAAAAACTACTCAAAAACACCACTTTAAAGCTATAA
- a CDS encoding SusC/RagA family TonB-linked outer membrane protein translates to MKITSLNRAKPVLFFLIFLITPFLLVAQNGKIKISGKVLDEANQPLPGATVVLKNSNQSVITDFDGKFDFLVSTQNAVFNVSFLGYKTKEVSANGKTTLDIKLEPESESLNTVVVIGYGEVKSKDLTGSISTVKLGDLSKQPVANVGDAIQGRAAGVQVITSGQPGSNPTFRIRGTGTIGNNDPLIVVDGMPLTGGLNQVNMNDVESMQILKDASSTAIYGARGANGVVIITTKRGSVSKSSLTFDFSTAVSEATNMLDVLNASQFASLHNDILNNAGLSPNPDFQNPESLGKGTDWVNAYFNRGFQNNYTMAYSSGNEKSKVYTSFNIFDQKGIVLNTDYKRYILQFNSDTKISDNLKFGNSLKLNHDIKTQGDVNIQNALLSLPTQPIYRENGNFSGPIGQPIYSGDQDNPIGKATIVDNSTKGYNIQGNLFGELTVLKDFKFKTVLGAEANFWKTRTWFLLMPGTLKWLQMLI, encoded by the coding sequence ATGAAAATTACTTCATTAAATAGGGCAAAACCAGTTCTATTTTTCTTGATTTTTCTCATCACACCATTCTTGTTGGTGGCTCAAAATGGAAAAATTAAAATTTCGGGTAAAGTTTTGGACGAAGCTAACCAACCATTACCAGGAGCAACAGTTGTACTAAAAAATTCAAATCAAAGTGTTATTACTGATTTTGATGGAAAATTTGATTTTTTAGTATCTACACAAAACGCTGTGTTTAATGTTTCTTTTCTAGGATACAAGACTAAAGAAGTCAGCGCTAATGGAAAAACGACCTTAGATATAAAGTTAGAACCAGAATCCGAATCTTTAAATACTGTTGTAGTAATTGGGTATGGTGAGGTGAAATCGAAAGACTTAACAGGTTCCATATCTACTGTAAAATTAGGAGATTTAAGTAAACAACCTGTAGCCAATGTTGGAGATGCTATTCAAGGGCGTGCTGCAGGAGTTCAGGTAATTACTAGTGGGCAACCAGGAAGTAATCCAACATTTCGAATCAGAGGTACAGGAACAATAGGTAATAATGATCCATTGATTGTTGTTGACGGAATGCCTTTAACAGGAGGTCTCAATCAAGTAAATATGAATGATGTTGAGAGTATGCAAATTCTTAAAGATGCTTCGTCAACAGCCATTTATGGAGCTAGAGGAGCCAATGGAGTTGTAATTATAACCACTAAAAGAGGAAGTGTTAGCAAATCGTCTCTGACTTTTGATTTTTCTACAGCAGTTTCGGAGGCAACAAATATGTTAGATGTTCTGAATGCTTCCCAATTTGCAAGTCTTCATAATGACATTTTGAATAATGCGGGTTTAAGTCCAAATCCAGATTTTCAAAACCCTGAATCTTTAGGTAAAGGAACTGATTGGGTTAATGCTTATTTTAATAGAGGTTTTCAAAATAATTATACGATGGCTTATTCCAGCGGTAATGAAAAATCTAAGGTATATACTTCGTTTAATATTTTTGATCAAAAAGGGATTGTTTTAAATACGGATTATAAAAGATATATTTTACAATTTAACAGTGACACTAAAATATCGGATAATTTGAAATTTGGAAACAGCTTAAAATTAAATCACGATATAAAGACGCAGGGAGATGTAAATATTCAAAATGCTTTATTATCATTACCTACGCAACCTATATATAGAGAAAATGGTAATTTCTCAGGACCAATAGGTCAGCCAATCTACTCTGGAGATCAGGACAATCCTATAGGGAAAGCAACGATAGTTGACAATTCAACTAAAGGATATAATATTCAGGGAAATCTATTTGGAGAACTTACTGTTTTAAAAGATTTCAAATTCAAAACTGTTTTAGGTGCTGAAGCCAATTTTTGGAAAACCAGAACCTGGTTCCTTCTTATGCCTGGGACACTAAAGTGGCTCCAAATGCTTATTTAA